A genome region from Schistocerca americana isolate TAMUIC-IGC-003095 chromosome 1, iqSchAmer2.1, whole genome shotgun sequence includes the following:
- the LOC124578252 gene encoding piggyBac transposable element-derived protein 4-like has translation MSRRGLRDEEIERLLCEIPSDEDSTVDTTDDESDYEASIVAEAIVSSEGEVSESEEESESTPPKRAADTAPTWGQQFNATSGMQFDSESGPSAFIRDIDDPEPIDIFEKIFPKELVELIVFQTNLYATQSGKSFTPTTDNEIRTFLGINILMGIKRMPAYRDYWSSAPELHDRYIASLMAVNRFGWLLRNIHLNDNTLHPEKGHPGYDKLYKLRPVIKILSESFSKCYQPSKHLAIDESMIKFKGRNSMKQYMRDKPIKRGYKVWMLCDKTSYNLKFDIYTGKVGDTVQTGLGEHVVLSLSSELVNKGHYLYFDNYFNSYNLLAGLQQRNIYACGTVQPTRKHLPKLKTDKELSRGEFDWRVSNCGILYLKWKDKRAVHLLSNFHSPEVTTVTRRERDGSRIELPCPQAVMDYNAHMNNVDKFDQLKKSYEISRRSKKWWHRIFFHLLDVSIVNSYIIWKELGDREKMTAKVFRMSILQSLVTQKTPLRPSRLHESQVHVKKNKPYVSSRQRLDNSSHQPERTTARRCAKCSTKKKQVRTFWMCAECKVPLCLSKTKRCFQDFHKKE, from the coding sequence atgtcaagaagaggcttacgagatgaagaaatcgaacgattattgtgtgaaattccatcagacgaggattccactgttgacaccacagatgacgaatctgattatgaagcaagcattgttgcggaggctattgtgtcgtctgaaggcgaagtttcagagagcgaggaagaaagtgagtccactccgccaaaacgcgctgctgacacagcgccaacttggggacaacaattcaatgctacctcaggaatgcagttcgacagtgaatcaggaccaagtgcttttattagggacattgatgatccagaacctatcgatatattcgaaaaaatatttccaaaagagctagttgagctaatcgttttccaaacaaatttatatgcgacgcaatctggcaagtctttcactccaacaactgacaatgaaatacgaactttcctgggaatcaacattttgatgggtataaagcgtatgccagcatacagagactactggtctagtgccccagaacttcatgatcgttatattgcatctctgatggcagtaaatcggtttggatggttactgaggaacattcatctgaatgataacacattgcatccagaaaaaggacacccaggttatgacaaactgtacaagctgcgaccagtgatcaagatactatctgaatctttttccaagtgttaccaacccagcaaacacctagcaattgatgagtcaatgatcaaattcaaaggccgcaacagtatgaaacaatacatgagagataaacccataaagcgtggttacaaagtgtggatgctgtgtgacaagacctcttacaacttgaaatttgatatttacaccggaaaagtaggtgacacagtgcaaacaggccttggggagcatgtagtgctgagtttgtcctctgaactcgtaaataaaggccattatctttatttcgacaactatttcaatagctataacttgttggctggtttacagcagagaaacatatatgcctgtgggacagttcaaccaacaaggaaacatttacccaaattaaaaacagacaaagaattaagcagaggtgaatttgactggagggtcagcaactgtggcatcctctacttgaagtggaaagataagagagctgttcatctcctttcaaattttcacagtcctgaagttactacagtgactcgccgtgaaagagatggttcacgcatagagctaccttgtcctcaagcagtgatggattacaatgcacacatgaacaatgtcgacaagttcgaccaactgaaaaaatcatatgaaataagccggagaagtaaaaagtggtggcaccgaatattctttcacctgcttgatgtcagtatcgtcaacagctatataatttggaaggaactaggcgatagagaaaaaatgactgccaaagtcttcaggatgagtatcctgcaaagcttagtaacccagaaaacaccattgaggccatctagacttcatgagagtcaagtccacgtaaagaaaaacaagccatatgtttcctcacgccagcgtctcgacaattcatcccaccagccagagcgtactaccgccagacgttgtgcgaaatgcagtacaaaaaagaagcaagtgcgcactttctggatgtgcgctgaatgcaaagtgcctttgtgccttagcaaaacaaaaaggtgctttcaagattttcacaaaaaggaataa